One window from the genome of Musa acuminata AAA Group cultivar baxijiao chromosome BXJ1-4, Cavendish_Baxijiao_AAA, whole genome shotgun sequence encodes:
- the LOC103972708 gene encoding zinc finger A20 and AN1 domain-containing stress-associated protein 8-like: protein MTEGDDDETRSEAGEEPILCINNCGFFGSVATGNMCSKCYNEFSTNNNVLAPSVCASSSSEPVEEKAKEGPNRCSTCKKRVGLTGFTCRCGNLFCSVHRYSDKHHCSFDYRSAAQNAIAKANPVVKPKNCLETKLNNHDGGACDWGLSSSSGEAKAKEEPNRCSSCKKRVGLTGFTCRCGNLFCAAHRYSDKHACSFDYLRANQDAIAKENPVVKAKKLDKI from the exons ATGACCGAAG GAGATGATGATGAGACTAGAAGCGAAGCCGGGGAAGAGCCAATTCTCTGTATCAACAACTGTGGTTTCTTTGGAAGTGTGGCAACCGGAAATATGTGCTCCAAGTGCTACAATGAGTTCTCGACGAACAACAATGTTTTGGCACCATCGGTTTGTGCTTCGAGCTCAAGCGAGCCTGTAGAAGAGAAGGCAAAGGAGGGGCCAAACAGGTGCAGCACTTGCAAGAAACGGGTTGGTTTGACTGGTTTCACTTGTCGGTGTGGGAACCTCTTCTGCTCTGTGCATCGTTATTCGGATAAGCATCACTGCTCATTTGATTACCGGAGTGCGGCACAGAATGCAATCGCCAAAGCGAACCCTGTTGTTAAGCCTAAAAA TTGTTTGGAGACAAAGTTAAACAACCATGATGGTGGTGCTTGTGATTGGGGATTGA GCTCGAGCTCTGGAGAAGCAAAGGCAAAGGAGGAGCCAAACAGGTGCAGCTCTTGCAAGAAACGGGTTGGTTTGACTGGTTTCACTTGTCGATGCGGGAATCTTTTCTGCGCCGCGCACCGCTACTCGGACAAGCACGCTTGCTCGTTCGATTACCTGAGGGCGAACCAGGACGCAATCGCCAAAGAAAACCCTGTTGTTAAGGCTAAAAAGCTTGATAAGATCTAG